The following DNA comes from Hypanus sabinus isolate sHypSab1 chromosome 15, sHypSab1.hap1, whole genome shotgun sequence.
tcaaagattgcagagggatctggaccaagtggaaaaatgggctgaaaaatgacagatggattttaatacagacaaatgtgaggtattgcagttTGGAAgcaaaaaccaaggtagaacatacaaggaaaatgttaggacactgaggagtgcaggagaacagagggatctaggagtacagatgcaaaattccctataagtggcgtcacaggtagatggggtagtaaagagagcttttggtacattggcctttataaatcaaagtattgagtataagagttggaatgttatggtgaggttgtataaggcattagtgaggcctaatttggagaattgtgtgcagtttggtcacctaattacaggaaggatattagtaaggttgaaagagtgcagggaaggttaacaaggatgttgccaggacttgagaaactgggttacagagaaaggttgactaggttaggactttattccctggaacgttgaagaatgaggggagacttgatagagatatatacaATTATCATGGGTATaggagagtgaatgcaagcaggctttttccactgaggctaggggagaaaaagtgctagaggacatgggttaacgGTGAAGGGGGTGaactttaaagggaacattgggtggGGGGtatgcttcttcacacagagaatgttgagagcgtggaatgagctggcagatgaagtggtaaatgcggatCCTTTTTTAACATTTAAtaaaaaattggacaggtacatggatgagaggtgcatggaaggatatgggccgggtgcaggtcagtgggactaggcaggaaaatggttcggcacagccaagaagggccgaaagacctgtatctgtgctgtaatgttctatgattccaTGGTTCCATGGTTCTATGGAGCGGAACCGTTAACCTGGGAGGGATTTTGCTGATACTATTGGGaagatttaaactagatttgcaggttATGGGAACCGAAGTGAAACAGCAGAGGATAGTGCGGTTCGTGCAGAAGTAgaaacagcttgtagggagtttgtgagaaagaataggcagatgatagagcaaagagaCACTCAGGTAGATGGTTTGATATGTGTCTATTTACGGGCTATCATAAGCAAGACAGATGACCGTGGAGcgtggatcaatacgtggaactacgatgttgtggccatcacaaaaaacttggatgtctcaggggcaagAATGACTGCTGGTTGTGCCGttctttagatatttcagaaagaacagggagggaggtaaacgaggtgggggagtggcattgctaatcagggatcgtatcacggctgcagaaagggATAATTTATGGAGGGATTGCCTACTGAGTAATTGTGTGAGGAAGTCAAAAACAGGAAGGGGACAATGGCtctacagcttttttaatagatCCTCAATAGTTACAGAGACATCGAGGGGCATATAGCTAGGTATATTGTGGAATGGTGccataataatagggttgttgtgatgggtgatgcGAACTTTCGTAATATTGACTGGTATATCCTTAGAGAAAGGGGATAAGCTAGAGTAGGGTTTGTTGGGTGTATTCATGAAGGATTCCTGTCGCAATATGTAGAtaggccaactagaggagaggctgtacttaatctggtattgggaaatgaacctggtcaagggTCAGATCTCtttgtgggagagtattttggagatagttatCACAATTCTATCACTTTTACTGTAGCGCTGGAGAGGGATacgagcagacaatttgggaagatatttaattggggtagggggtaTATGGTACTATTTTGCAGGAACTTGGATTGCAAATATGGAGCGGATGTTCTCAGAgcaatgcacagcagaaatatgACAAATGATCCGGGAAAAATTGCATGGAACTCTGCATAAGTATGTTCTATTGTGAAACGGAAAGGATGGTGGGGTAACAGAATCATGCTGCGCAAAAGATGTAGAAAATCTCGttaagaaggaaagaaaagcttatgaaatgtTCAAGAAATTAGGTAccgttagagctctagaaaattgcaAAGATGCCAGGAAAGAGctcaaaaatgaaattaggagagcaaaaagggaccatgagaaggccttgctgAGCAGGAATAAGGAAAACCACAAATCATTCTTCAAGTatgtcaagagcaagaggatgagctgttTATGAATATGACCAATCAGCAGCAATAGTGGAAACTGGTACATGCAGCCGGTGGAGGGCGCGGAGGTACCTAGTGAATgttttgcttcagcattcaccaGAGAAAAGGACCTTGACAATTGTGGGGACGACTTACATCGGACTACTGAAACACTTGGGTGTATAGATACTAAGAAAGAGGTTACTCGGAAGTCAGCGAAGCTTGTATAAAAGTAAAGCTGCGTGAGCGTTCGGACATTCCAAGGGCCCTGTAACCGTCGGCAACAGAGAACTGCgaaataaataaaagtacagtAGCGGCAAGCCAGGGCTTTTGAAAGGTATCGATTTAGATAAGTCGCCGGAACCgaacaagatataccccaggctactgcggGAATCAAGAGAGGAAatggctgagcctctggcgatgatccttGCTTCATCAATCGGGTCGGGATCAGTACCGGAGGGTAAGAAGGTTGCAAACGTAGTTTCATTTTTCAATGTAAAGAtaacctaggaaattatagaccagtgactcttATTTCAGTGGAGGGCAAGTTGTTgtggaagatcctgagaggcaggatttatgagcagttggagagacataatctgaataggtatagtcagcatggctttgtcaagggccgaTCATGCCATACGTACCTGCTTGAATTAAATGAAAATGTtacaaagcacactgatgaaggcagaacagtgcgtgtagtgtatatggatatcagtaaggcacttgataaggttccTCCTGAGAGgatctttcagaaagtaatgaggcatggggtCCAAGACGACCCAGCTTtgagaatccagaactggcttgcacactgaagttggttgtagatggttcatatacAGCATGGAATGCAGATTTGTTGCAcggggatcggttctgggacccgtCCACTTTGTGACTTTTGTAGTAGAACTGAATGAGGAAGTCGGAGAGTGGGTttgaaagtttgctgatgacacaaaacttcGGGTGATGTGGACAGTCtggggggttgtcagaggttacagcgcaaCATTGATAGGACacagaactaggctgagaagtggcagatgaagttcaacgcAGATAAACGTGAAGAGGTTcgtttcagtaggtcaaatttgaagacaaaatataaCATTAATGAGAAGACCCTTGGTAGTGTGGatgatcagcgagatcttgggatCCTTGTACagtggacactcaaagctgctaagcaggttgatagtgttgttaagaaggctcatgtttgttggccttcatcatccatgggattgagttctagagccatgaggtaatgttgcacctaTATAAGGCCTTACTGAGACCctacttggggtactgtgctcagttcttgtcgTTTCACTATAGGgatgatgtggatactatagagagagtgcagaggagatttagaaggacattgcctggattggagagtgtcaTTTTTGtgaataggttgcgtgaacttCCTCCTTTCTTCTTGAAGCAACGGAAAatgagacgtgacctgatagaggtgtataagatgacgagagacaTTGATCTTGTATCTTGCCAGAAGCTTTTTTCCAGAGCTGAATTGGCTAACAGGACGTGCAgctttaaggtgcctggaagggaatgtcagaggtaaatatTTCTTTATACATAGCGtcgtgggtgcgtggaatgtgctgttAATGACCGAcgcaataaggtcttttaagaagtTATTAGTTAGGTACATGGAACAACGAAAAATAGAGATCCATGTGGTCGGGAGATTCTCGGCAATCTCtggagcaggttacatggtcagtacaacactgcgggccgaagggcctgtaatctgCTGTAGATTACTATGTTTTAAGTTCCATGTAATTGCTGAAAATAATAATGAATGGATATTTTTTTCAACAGCTACATTTTATGGTTGTACACCCTTAAATATTTTGGAAATTACGGCTTTAAGAACTGCAGTTGCAATTGTCGAAAAGAACTGATTGTGTCGCTGTCTACCAATGAGAAGCTCAAGTACACTAATAGATCCATTGCCCCTCCTTCACTCGGAATAAAAGGACAGAGTCGACTGTAAAAAAACGATCATTCCGTGCGTTTCCACTTTGGAGTCACGATGATGCCGAAAAATCTCCTGTAGGTATAGATTCGATCTTTATCTGCACTTTATAGTTCGGGTGGTCGAACAGATGAATCCAGGCCAGGTTTTGCAAATTAACAGCATACTGCAATGGCGTGTGTATGGAGGTTAAACCTCACATTAATTGCTTCCATTTTTAGCGTGTGTACCCTGGAGAAAATATCTGGACAAATTAGTTACCCTATTCCCGAGGAAATGGAAGAAGGTTCGTTTGTAGGGAATATCGCTGAAGATTTGGGAGTGAATGTACGGCAATTTGCAGCTCGTAAATGATGGAGGACGTTATATGAAGGTCAGTGTGGATGATGGAGTTTTGTCCATTCGCGAAAGAATCGACCGGGAACGTCTTTGTGGACAAACAGATAGGTGTACGATGCCCTTTGAAATAATACTGGCAAATCCGTTGGAGGTGATTCACGGGGAGCTGGTGATTATTGATGTGAATGACAATTCACCCACTTTCCGGGAGAGGAGTATTCCGTTGCAGATATCCGAAGCTATTCCTGCTGGAGTGAGCTTCCGTCTCGAGAGGGCGGTAGACCCCGATAATGGGATAAATAGTGTCGTCGACTACGCAATCAGTTCGAGTGAGTACTTTAGTCTAAAATCGCGGAGAACCGAGGGGGGTATTGTAATTGCCGAATTGCTGTTAGAGAAATCTTTAGACCGGGAACTGCAGTCATCTTTTCAGCTTGTGCTTACGGCTATGGACGGTGGGACCCCTCAGAGATCCGGAACAGCTCACATTTTCATTAATGTAGTGGATATCAATGATAATCCACCAGTATTCGAGCATGATGTTTACCGGTGTAGCATAAAGGAAAATACACCCCGAGGTACATTAGTAATAAAAGTTAAagcaaatgatttggatgaggggcTGAATGCAGAGCTGACATATTTCTTCAGTGGACATACTTCAGAAATAATccatggagtgttcagtttgatCCCAGAAACTGGAGAGATTGTAATTGAAGGGCCAACAGATTTTGAAGAAACAAACAGCTATTCACTTGATATCCAAGCTGTTGATCACGGGTCTCCTGCGATTACAGGACACTCCAGTGTGCAGATTAAAGTTATTGACGTGAATGACAACGCACCCGAAATAAAAGTGACGTCACTGACTAACCAAATTCCGGAAAATGCTCCTCCCGGAACTTTCATAACACTGATTAATGTTATCGATCGTGATTCTGGAGAAAACGGTCAAGTGCGCTGCGAGATACAAAAGAACCTACCTTTTATGCTGCAAGCATCCTCAAATCATTATGAGATAGTTATACAGAAAAGATTGGACCGTGAAATGGTGTCTGAGTATGCAATACCTGTTTTAGCTTGGGATATGGGTTCACCTTCACAGTCAACAAACACAACCATCCATATTGCAGTTACCGATGTAAACGATAACGCCCCTCGTTTTTCTGAACTATCCTACAACATGTATGTGGCTGAAAATAATGATCCTGGAACACCCATTTTCACAGTGTCTGCGTCCGATCCTGATCTCGGGCAGAATTCATCTGTTTATTATTCCATTCTGGACGATCACTTCCAAAATCTACCAGTGTCCACATACCTCACCGTTGACTCCATGAATGGCACCATTTACGCCTTGCGCTCGTTTGACTATGAGGAATTCAGAACATTTGAGATCCACGTTCAAGCCCGTGACGCCGGAGCTCCCTCACTGAGCAGCAGCGCTACAGTGAATGTGATCATTCTGGATCAAAACGACAACGCTCCGGTAATCAATTCACCTTCAGCACAGAGTGGTTCAGCAGCCGCGGAGGTCGTTCCTCAGTCAGCGGGTCAGGGTTATTTCGTCACCAAAATTATGGCTACAGATGCAGATTCCGGTCAGAACGCCAGGCTCTTTTACCAAATGGTGAAAGCTACTGATCCAAATTTGTTTATGATTGATCAAACGTCCGGGGAAATCAGAACAACGCGCAAAATATTGGAGGCTGATCTTACCACACAGACTTTGCTCATCTTGGTGAAAGACAATGGGCTGCCAAAGCTATCCAGTACGGTTACGGTTCACATCGCAATTTTGCAGAACAGTACCGAAACTCTCCCCGAAAGCAGTAATTCAGTGAACACTTCCGAATATTTATCTGATCTCAATCTTTATTTATTGGCTATTTTCAGTTGTACTTCCATTGTCTTTCTTCTGATTATTATTGTGTTGATCGGGATCAAGTGTAAACAGGAGAGAAATAACCCCCAGGAGTGTATTTCGCCCAGTTATTGTTACAAACGTGGAGGTATGCAGGACACGTGCAATGAAAGATCTGTAATGGAAGAAACTTTACGCTATCCCGGTACTGATCAGTTAGTCCGTATGCCAGGACTGCCTCAGTACTCCGTCTGTCTGTCTCCAGAATCAGCGAAAAGCGACTTCCTTTTCTTGAAGCCATGCGGCCCTCCCAGCTCTCAGACTCAATCCTAAATTACAAATGGGTAAGGTCAACATGCCCAAGcctaatgtgattttttttttgtttatatcCTGCGTTCGTCAAGAGTGGAGTATAGAACTTCAGAAAATATTCCTGTTGTGAAATTCCGTTTGCATCCTTTTGAAGAGGAATATATTTGTTATGGttgttaaaattaaaatatccAGCACCTGAGGGTGGTATCTGTTAACCCTGAAGAGAATTATCTATCTATGAATGCGTTCATAAATGGGTTGTTATCGAATATGTTGCGTAAAAAGGATCATAAGTGTTTGTTTCCTATGTGTACATGAAGTTGTTATATTTGAAAATTAAGATTTTAAAATTTGTTTACTCATTAAAAAGAATACCTGATAAGGTTCTATAAAACCGCAAAATAATAATGAAAGCAGAATAGAGAAGAGGGCTCTTAAATGGAAGCAATAAACTGTAGGCACTCAGTATGTCAGTCTGCACTTGTAGAAAGTGCAACAGTGTTCTTCCTTTCTTATCCGGATAGTTTGCCAGAAGTGGTAAAAGAATAGAGTTTCCTGTTGAATGGACAGAGCAGGAGTGAGGAATGAATGCAGAAAGCAAGCTTTTTCAGAATTTTTTCAGGCCACGGATCTTTCCCGTGAAGCTGCGATCTGTGGATTTCATGTAGGAAA
Coding sequences within:
- the LOC132405238 gene encoding LOW QUALITY PROTEIN: protocadherin gamma-B1-like (The sequence of the model RefSeq protein was modified relative to this genomic sequence to represent the inferred CDS: inserted 2 bases in 1 codon); translated protein: MACVWRLNLTLIASIFSVCTLEKISGQISYPIPEEMEEGSFVGNIAEDLGVNVRQFAARKXDGGRYMKVSVDDGVLSIRERIDRERLCGQTDRCTMPFEIILANPLEVIHGELVIIDVNDNSPTFRERSIPLQISEAIPAGVSFRLERAVDPDNGINSVVDYAISSSEYFSLKSRRTEGGIVIAELLLEKSLDRELQSSFQLVLTAMDGGTPQRSGTAHIFINVVDINDNPPVFEHDVYRCSIKENTPRGTLVIKVKANDLDEGLNAELTYFFSGHTSEIIHGVFSLIPETGEIVIEGPTDFEETNSYSLDIQAVDHGSPAITGHSSVQIKVIDVNDNAPEIKVTSLTNQIPENAPPGTFITLINVIDRDSGENGQVRCEIQKNLPFMLQASSNHYEIVIQKRLDREMVSEYAIPVLAWDMGSPSQSTNTTIHIAVTDVNDNAPRFSELSYNMYVAENNDPGTPIFTVSASDPDLGQNSSVYYSILDDHFQNLPVSTYLTVDSMNGTIYALRSFDYEEFRTFEIHVQARDAGAPSLSSSATVNVIILDQNDNAPVINSPSAQSGSAAAEVVPQSAGQGYFVTKIMATDADSGQNARLFYQMVKATDPNLFMIDQTSGEIRTTRKILEADLTTQTLLILVKDNGLPKLSSTVTVHIAILQNSTETLPESSNSVNTSEYLSDLNLYLLAIFSCTSIVFLLIIIVLIGIKCKQERNNPQECISPSYCYKRGGMQDTCNERSVMEETLRYPGTDQLVRMPGLPQYSVCLSPESAKSDFLFLKPCGPPSSQTQS